One window of the Rhipicephalus sanguineus isolate Rsan-2018 chromosome 2, BIME_Rsan_1.4, whole genome shotgun sequence genome contains the following:
- the LOC125757409 gene encoding uncharacterized protein LOC125757409 yields the protein MEDEYVGGQATALLSTRECAVTAEQSQFFRLRCLDFYTDSVGRILKRIPFQESVWRHLKLLDPAVCMNGSAASIAPLAHAFPNLISGKAMQALDTEWQYLTNADIPASKGSLLHEFWGTVLTQKHCDGSTAFPALTEFVSAVLCLPHSNGAVERVFSAVNNMKTKLRNKLSTETICGLLHTKRLTTSSACHNFNIDRELMMRMHNLRKEQVMCT from the coding sequence ATGGAAGACGAGTACGTCGGTGGGCAAGCAACTGCACTCTTGTCAACCAGAGAATGTGCAGTTACTGCAGAACAATCTCAGTTCTTTCGTTTGAGATGCCTAGATTTTTACACTGACAGCGTCGGCCGAATTCTGAAGCGGATCCCTTTTCAAGAATCTGTTTGGAGACATTTGAAACTGCTTGATCCAGCTGTGTGCATGAACGGATCGGCAGCGTCTATTGCACCACTGGCACATGCCTTCCCGAATTTAATCTCAGGCAAAGCCATGCAGGCTTTGGACACTGAATGGCAATATTTAACAAATGCTGATATCCCTGCAAGCAAAGGTTCTTTGTTGCACGAGTTCTGGGGAACAGTGCTTACTCAGAAACACTGTGATGGAAGCACCGCTTTTCCTGCATTGACAGAGTTCGTGTCGGCTGTACTGTGTTTGCCACATTCCAATGGAGCTGTTGAACGTGTGTTTTCTGCTGTCAACAACATGAAGACAAAGCTGCGGAATAAGTTGAGCACTGAGACTATTTGTGGCCTTCTTCATACAAAACGCCTCACGACATCTTCAGCATGCCATAATTTCAACATTGACAGAGAACTGATGATGAGGATGCACAATTTGCGTAAAGAGCAGGTTATGTGCACCTGA